A window from Primulina eburnea isolate SZY01 chromosome 2, ASM2296580v1, whole genome shotgun sequence encodes these proteins:
- the LOC140822838 gene encoding putative DNA glycosylase At3g47830 isoform X1 — protein sequence MQRSRKRKQINSSLKPFRTTASCRSHPAEDPYSDHPRPTFEECRSVRDDLLSLHGFPQEFVKYRERRLQMGLRESQILPKGGECGEKESVLDGLIRTVLSQNTTEVNSERAFGNLKCAFPTWEQVLAAESKGVEDAIRCGGLAPTKSSCIKNLLSCLLQKKGNLCMEYLRELSIEEIKAELSHFKGIGPKTVACVLMFQLQKDDFPVDTHVFQISKTMGWVPASADIKKTYLHLNQRIPDELKFDLNCLLYTHGKACKRCSNRNDGGLKKETGDGHCPLLAYRKHQAAEK from the exons ATGCAGAGGAGTCGCAAGAGAAAACAAATCAACTCCTCCCTCAAACCATTCAGGACCACCGCGAGTTGCCGCAGTCATCCCGCCGAAGACCCGTATTCGGATCACCCGCGACCCACCTTCGAGGAATGCCGCTCCGTGCGAGACGATCTTTTATCTCTCCACGGATTTCCCCAGGAGTTCGTTAAATATCGTGAGCGAAGATTGCAGATGGGTTTGAGGGAGTCTCAGATTTTACCTAAAGGCGGAGAATGTGGCGAAAAGGAGAGTGTTTTGGATGGTTTGATTAGAACTGTACTGTCACAGAACACTACCGAAGTTAATTCGGAAAGGGCTTTTGGTAATCTTAAATGTGCTTTCCCTACCTGGGAACAG GTTCTTGCAGCTGAGTCAAAAGGCGTTGAGGATGCTATAAGATGTGGAGGTTTAGCACCTACAAAGTCTTCTTGTATCAAGAATTTATTGAGTTGCTTGCTTCAGAAGAAAGGAAACTTGTGCATGGAGTACTTGAGAGAATTGTCAATCGAAGAGATCAAGGCAGAACTCTCTCATTTCAAAGGAATAGGTCCCAAGACG GTAGCATGTGTTTTGATGTTTCAGTTGCAAAAAGATGATTTCCCCGTGGACACACAT GTTTTTCAGATTTCTAAGACAATGGGTTGGGTGCCAGCTTCTGCAGACATCAAGAAGACATATCTCCATCTCAATCAACGGATCCCAGATGAACTGAAATTCGACCTCAACTGCCTTTTGTACACTCATGGCAAGGCTTGTAAGAGATGCTCAAATAGGAACGACGGTGGGCTCAAAAAGGAAACTGGCGACGGGCATTGCCCTTTATTAGCTTATCGCAAGCATCAGGCAGCTGAAAAGTGA
- the LOC140822838 gene encoding putative DNA glycosylase At3g47830 isoform X3, whose protein sequence is MQRSRKRKQINSSLKPFRTTASCRSHPAEDPYSDHPRPTFEECRSVRDDLLSLHGFPQEFVKYRERRLQMGLRESQILPKGGECGEKESVLDGLIRTVLSQNTTEVNSERAFGNLKCAFPTWEQVLAAESKGVEDAIRCGGLAPTKSSCIKNLLSCLLQKKGNLCMEYLRELSIEEIKAELSHFKGIGPKTVACVLMFQLQKDDFPVDTHISKTMGWVPASADIKKTYLHLNQRIPDELKFDLNCLLYTHGKACKRCSNRNDGGLKKETGDGHCPLLAYRKHQAAEK, encoded by the exons ATGCAGAGGAGTCGCAAGAGAAAACAAATCAACTCCTCCCTCAAACCATTCAGGACCACCGCGAGTTGCCGCAGTCATCCCGCCGAAGACCCGTATTCGGATCACCCGCGACCCACCTTCGAGGAATGCCGCTCCGTGCGAGACGATCTTTTATCTCTCCACGGATTTCCCCAGGAGTTCGTTAAATATCGTGAGCGAAGATTGCAGATGGGTTTGAGGGAGTCTCAGATTTTACCTAAAGGCGGAGAATGTGGCGAAAAGGAGAGTGTTTTGGATGGTTTGATTAGAACTGTACTGTCACAGAACACTACCGAAGTTAATTCGGAAAGGGCTTTTGGTAATCTTAAATGTGCTTTCCCTACCTGGGAACAG GTTCTTGCAGCTGAGTCAAAAGGCGTTGAGGATGCTATAAGATGTGGAGGTTTAGCACCTACAAAGTCTTCTTGTATCAAGAATTTATTGAGTTGCTTGCTTCAGAAGAAAGGAAACTTGTGCATGGAGTACTTGAGAGAATTGTCAATCGAAGAGATCAAGGCAGAACTCTCTCATTTCAAAGGAATAGGTCCCAAGACG GTAGCATGTGTTTTGATGTTTCAGTTGCAAAAAGATGATTTCCCCGTGGACACACAT ATTTCTAAGACAATGGGTTGGGTGCCAGCTTCTGCAGACATCAAGAAGACATATCTCCATCTCAATCAACGGATCCCAGATGAACTGAAATTCGACCTCAACTGCCTTTTGTACACTCATGGCAAGGCTTGTAAGAGATGCTCAAATAGGAACGACGGTGGGCTCAAAAAGGAAACTGGCGACGGGCATTGCCCTTTATTAGCTTATCGCAAGCATCAGGCAGCTGAAAAGTGA
- the LOC140822838 gene encoding putative DNA glycosylase At3g47830 isoform X2 yields the protein MQRSRKRKQINSSLKPFRTTASCRSHPAEDPYSDHPRPTFEECRSVRDDLLSLHGFPQEFVKYRERRLQMGLRESQILPKGGECGEKESVLDGLIRTVLSQNTTEVNSERAFGNLKCAFPTWEQVLAAESKGVEDAIRCGGLAPTKSSCIKNLLSCLLQKKGNLCMEYLRELSIEEIKAELSHFKGIGPKTVACVLMFQLQKDDFPVDTHVSTVNVVVSMVATLQDIKKTYLHLNQRIPDELKFDLNCLLYTHGKACKRCSNRNDGGLKKETGDGHCPLLAYRKHQAAEK from the exons ATGCAGAGGAGTCGCAAGAGAAAACAAATCAACTCCTCCCTCAAACCATTCAGGACCACCGCGAGTTGCCGCAGTCATCCCGCCGAAGACCCGTATTCGGATCACCCGCGACCCACCTTCGAGGAATGCCGCTCCGTGCGAGACGATCTTTTATCTCTCCACGGATTTCCCCAGGAGTTCGTTAAATATCGTGAGCGAAGATTGCAGATGGGTTTGAGGGAGTCTCAGATTTTACCTAAAGGCGGAGAATGTGGCGAAAAGGAGAGTGTTTTGGATGGTTTGATTAGAACTGTACTGTCACAGAACACTACCGAAGTTAATTCGGAAAGGGCTTTTGGTAATCTTAAATGTGCTTTCCCTACCTGGGAACAG GTTCTTGCAGCTGAGTCAAAAGGCGTTGAGGATGCTATAAGATGTGGAGGTTTAGCACCTACAAAGTCTTCTTGTATCAAGAATTTATTGAGTTGCTTGCTTCAGAAGAAAGGAAACTTGTGCATGGAGTACTTGAGAGAATTGTCAATCGAAGAGATCAAGGCAGAACTCTCTCATTTCAAAGGAATAGGTCCCAAGACG GTAGCATGTGTTTTGATGTTTCAGTTGCAAAAAGATGATTTCCCCGTGGACACACATGTGAGTACTGTAAATGTTGTGGTATCCATGGTCGCCACGCTTCAGG ACATCAAGAAGACATATCTCCATCTCAATCAACGGATCCCAGATGAACTGAAATTCGACCTCAACTGCCTTTTGTACACTCATGGCAAGGCTTGTAAGAGATGCTCAAATAGGAACGACGGTGGGCTCAAAAAGGAAACTGGCGACGGGCATTGCCCTTTATTAGCTTATCGCAAGCATCAGGCAGCTGAAAAGTGA
- the LOC140822838 gene encoding putative DNA glycosylase At3g47830 isoform X5 yields the protein MQRSRKRKQINSSLKPFRTTASCRSHPAEDPYSDHPRPTFEECRSVRDDLLSLHGFPQEFVKYRERRLQMGLRESQILPKGGECGEKESVLDGLIRTVLSQNTTEVNSERAFGNLKCAFPTWEQVLAAESKGVEDAIRCGGLAPTKSSCIKNLLSCLLQKKGNLCMEYLRELSIEEIKAELSHFKGIGPKTLQKDDFPVDTHISKTMGWVPASADIKKTYLHLNQRIPDELKFDLNCLLYTHGKACKRCSNRNDGGLKKETGDGHCPLLAYRKHQAAEK from the exons ATGCAGAGGAGTCGCAAGAGAAAACAAATCAACTCCTCCCTCAAACCATTCAGGACCACCGCGAGTTGCCGCAGTCATCCCGCCGAAGACCCGTATTCGGATCACCCGCGACCCACCTTCGAGGAATGCCGCTCCGTGCGAGACGATCTTTTATCTCTCCACGGATTTCCCCAGGAGTTCGTTAAATATCGTGAGCGAAGATTGCAGATGGGTTTGAGGGAGTCTCAGATTTTACCTAAAGGCGGAGAATGTGGCGAAAAGGAGAGTGTTTTGGATGGTTTGATTAGAACTGTACTGTCACAGAACACTACCGAAGTTAATTCGGAAAGGGCTTTTGGTAATCTTAAATGTGCTTTCCCTACCTGGGAACAG GTTCTTGCAGCTGAGTCAAAAGGCGTTGAGGATGCTATAAGATGTGGAGGTTTAGCACCTACAAAGTCTTCTTGTATCAAGAATTTATTGAGTTGCTTGCTTCAGAAGAAAGGAAACTTGTGCATGGAGTACTTGAGAGAATTGTCAATCGAAGAGATCAAGGCAGAACTCTCTCATTTCAAAGGAATAGGTCCCAAGACG TTGCAAAAAGATGATTTCCCCGTGGACACACAT ATTTCTAAGACAATGGGTTGGGTGCCAGCTTCTGCAGACATCAAGAAGACATATCTCCATCTCAATCAACGGATCCCAGATGAACTGAAATTCGACCTCAACTGCCTTTTGTACACTCATGGCAAGGCTTGTAAGAGATGCTCAAATAGGAACGACGGTGGGCTCAAAAAGGAAACTGGCGACGGGCATTGCCCTTTATTAGCTTATCGCAAGCATCAGGCAGCTGAAAAGTGA
- the LOC140822838 gene encoding putative DNA glycosylase At3g47830 isoform X4 encodes MQRSRKRKQINSSLKPFRTTASCRSHPAEDPYSDHPRPTFEECRSVRDDLLSLHGFPQEFVKYRERRLQMGLRESQILPKGGECGEKESVLDGLIRTVLSQNTTEVNSERAFGNLKCAFPTWEQVLAAESKGVEDAIRCGGLAPTKSSCIKNLLSCLLQKKGNLCMEYLRELSIEEIKAELSHFKGIGPKTLQKDDFPVDTHVFQISKTMGWVPASADIKKTYLHLNQRIPDELKFDLNCLLYTHGKACKRCSNRNDGGLKKETGDGHCPLLAYRKHQAAEK; translated from the exons ATGCAGAGGAGTCGCAAGAGAAAACAAATCAACTCCTCCCTCAAACCATTCAGGACCACCGCGAGTTGCCGCAGTCATCCCGCCGAAGACCCGTATTCGGATCACCCGCGACCCACCTTCGAGGAATGCCGCTCCGTGCGAGACGATCTTTTATCTCTCCACGGATTTCCCCAGGAGTTCGTTAAATATCGTGAGCGAAGATTGCAGATGGGTTTGAGGGAGTCTCAGATTTTACCTAAAGGCGGAGAATGTGGCGAAAAGGAGAGTGTTTTGGATGGTTTGATTAGAACTGTACTGTCACAGAACACTACCGAAGTTAATTCGGAAAGGGCTTTTGGTAATCTTAAATGTGCTTTCCCTACCTGGGAACAG GTTCTTGCAGCTGAGTCAAAAGGCGTTGAGGATGCTATAAGATGTGGAGGTTTAGCACCTACAAAGTCTTCTTGTATCAAGAATTTATTGAGTTGCTTGCTTCAGAAGAAAGGAAACTTGTGCATGGAGTACTTGAGAGAATTGTCAATCGAAGAGATCAAGGCAGAACTCTCTCATTTCAAAGGAATAGGTCCCAAGACG TTGCAAAAAGATGATTTCCCCGTGGACACACAT GTTTTTCAGATTTCTAAGACAATGGGTTGGGTGCCAGCTTCTGCAGACATCAAGAAGACATATCTCCATCTCAATCAACGGATCCCAGATGAACTGAAATTCGACCTCAACTGCCTTTTGTACACTCATGGCAAGGCTTGTAAGAGATGCTCAAATAGGAACGACGGTGGGCTCAAAAAGGAAACTGGCGACGGGCATTGCCCTTTATTAGCTTATCGCAAGCATCAGGCAGCTGAAAAGTGA